A window of the Brassica oleracea var. oleracea cultivar TO1000 chromosome C1, BOL, whole genome shotgun sequence genome harbors these coding sequences:
- the LOC106306442 gene encoding U1 small nuclear ribonucleoprotein C-like isoform X3 translates to MSMMTMGIQGQLLEVTVVGCQKLKDTEWFSRQDPYVVLEYSGARHQTRTCTDGGKNAVFQEKFMFTLLEGLRDLKVAVWNSNTLSTDDFIGNATIQLQKVLSQGYDDCTWTLQTKTGRYAGEVRLILHYAGAKNQHHHGSAPSAPPYAPQVPHYSAPPSPSPYSSPPYTGPSLYPQVQYSQPQSAYPPASPYPPQPYAYPPPPSTSAYPPGPSAYPPPPPSSTYPPPPYPPQPSPYYPQGPYQGQYPPPPY, encoded by the exons ATGTCGATGATGACGATGGGCATTCAAGGGCAGCTTCTCGAGGTCACTG TGGTAGGGTGCCAGAAATTGAAAGACACGGAATGGTTTTCGAGGCAAGATCCGTACGTTGTTCTCGAGTACAGCGGGGCAAGGCACCAAACCAGAACCTGCACAG ATGGTGGAAAGAACGCAGTGTTTCAAGAGAAGTTTATGTTCACGTTGCTAGAAGGCCTTAGGGATCTTAAGGTTGCTGTCTGGAACAGCAACACTCTCTCCACTGATGACTTCATTGGCAATGCTAC GATTCAGTTGCAGAAGGTTCTTTCTCAGGGTTACGACGACTGTACCTGGACTCTTCAAACTAAAACTGGCAG ATATGCGGGAGAAGTAAGACTCATACTGCATTATGCAGGTGCAAAG AACCAACATCACCACGGGTCTGCGCCATCAGCACCACCGTATGCACCTCAAGTACCTCACTACTCAGCACCACCTTCTCCTTCTCCATATTCCTCACCGCCATACACTGGACCATCTCTATACCCACAAGTACAATACTCTCAGCCGCAATCAGCATACCCACCAGCTTCACCCTATCCTCCTCAGCCATATGCTTACCCTCCTCCTCCCTCAACCTCCGCTTACCCTCCTGGTCCTTCAGCTTACCCTCCTCCTCCGCCATCCTCAACTTACCCTCCTCCTCCGTACCCTCCTCAACCATCACCATATTACCCACAAG GTCCCTATCAAGGACAATACCCGCCGCCTCCATACTAA
- the LOC106306442 gene encoding uncharacterized protein LOC106306442 isoform X2, with product MPDDKEELEDSSSYVWDNDTQLYIHHRSGFYHDPVAGWYYCSKDGLYYKHENGEYVPLEHDESVHIVTSEDAQAEVLLSDPGETETLLGCSNDHELEHLQRPSSWVEDTLIELYLAGNSRRPSYSAEDNQMLSANGDDDADELEEGEWIPEDDFDPQEDYFDQDAPSREEEMWLAQYGQVTQSPEKTLPEIPSVDLWDWKLVCESREADNEQVARLVGRLVRRSANLHPSVASSGTLFKTAPVCEARLHLVRVRTGQVYKLQNPSPKYLATLSVYDASNPTKYWGFPDVSTTWQDPATKRKAKKVKPKTSRRLKVKEPHEVDMIEEERSSAYRDRAAERRNLHGGYGVGPGQKGTMVGLIADEHDTGSEEDATAEEALELTFGSGSYARRIMGNMGWKEGETLGKNAKGLVEPIQAVGNTGNVGLGFPQRRRRG from the exons ATGCCCGACGATAAAGAAGAATTGGAAGACTCCTCCTCCTACGTTTGGGACAACGATACGCAGCTCTACATCCATCACAG GAGTGGGTTTTATCATGACCCAGTTGCTGGTTGGTACTATTGTAGCAAGGATGGTCTTTACTACAAGCATGAAAACGGCGAATATGTTCCCCTGGAACATGACGAATCTGTACATATTGTCACTTCTGAAGATGCTCAGGCTGAAGTTTTGTTGAGTGATCCTGGAGAAACAGAAACTCTTTTAG GGTGCTCAAATGACCATGAACTTGAACATCTTCAACGTCCTTCCTCATG GGTGGAAGATACACTTATAGAGCTTTATTTGGCTGGAAACAGTCGACGTCCTAGCTATTCTGCGGAGGATAATCAGATGTTGTCAGCTAATG GAGACGATGATGCTGACGAGCTTGAAGAGGGAGAATGGATTCCTGAAGATGATTTTGATCCACAGGAAGACTACTTTGATCAAG ATGCTCCTTCAAGGGAGGAAGAAATGTGGCTAGCACAATATGGTCAAGTCACTCAATCCCCTGAGAAGACCCTGCCTGAGATCCCGTCTGTTGACTTGTGGGACTGGAAACTTGTTTGTGAATCCAGAGAAGCTGACAACGAACAGGTGGCTAGGCTAGTAGGGAGGCTGGTGAGACGGTCCGCCAATCTTCATCCATCTGTGGCTTCTAGTGGCACACTTTTCAAAACTGCGCCGGTTTGTGAAGCACGCCTTCACCTGGTGCGAGTTAGGACAG GTCAAGTCTATAAACTGCAGAATCCTAGTCCAAAGTACCTTGCAACCTTGTCAGTATATGACGCCTCCAACCCAACAAAATATTGGGGATTCCCTGATGTTTCAACTACATGGCAAGATCCTGCTACAAAACGCAAAGCTAAGAAGGTGAAACCAAAAACTTCGCGCAGACTCAAGGTGAAGGAACCACATGAAGTCGACATGATTGAAGAG GAGAGAAGCTCTGCATACAGAGATAGAGCCGCGGAGAGAAGAAATCTGCATGGTGGATATGGTGTTGGGCCAGGTCAAAAGGGGACAATGGTAGGCCTTATTGCCGACGAGCATGATACAGGTTCTGAAGAGGATGCAACAGCAGAAGAAGCATTGGAGTTAACATTTGGATCTGGAAGTTATGCAAGGAGGATAATGGGAAACATGGGTTGGAAGGAG GGTGAGACGCTGGGGAAGAATGCAAAAGGCTTGGTTGAACCAATACAAGCGGTAGGAAACACTGGGAATGTAGGCCTTGGTTTTCCTCAAAGGAGAAGAAGAG GATGA
- the LOC106306442 gene encoding uncharacterized protein LOC106306442 isoform X1, with product MPDDKEELEDSSSYVWDNDTQLYIHHRSGFYHDPVAGWYYCSKDGLYYKHENGEYVPLEHDESVHIVTSEDAQAEVLLSDPGETETLLEPTGCSNDHELEHLQRPSSWVEDTLIELYLAGNSRRPSYSAEDNQMLSANGDDDADELEEGEWIPEDDFDPQEDYFDQDAPSREEEMWLAQYGQVTQSPEKTLPEIPSVDLWDWKLVCESREADNEQVARLVGRLVRRSANLHPSVASSGTLFKTAPVCEARLHLVRVRTGQVYKLQNPSPKYLATLSVYDASNPTKYWGFPDVSTTWQDPATKRKAKKVKPKTSRRLKVKEPHEVDMIEEERSSAYRDRAAERRNLHGGYGVGPGQKGTMVGLIADEHDTGSEEDATAEEALELTFGSGSYARRIMGNMGWKEGETLGKNAKGLVEPIQAVGNTGNVGLGFPQRRRRG from the exons ATGCCCGACGATAAAGAAGAATTGGAAGACTCCTCCTCCTACGTTTGGGACAACGATACGCAGCTCTACATCCATCACAG GAGTGGGTTTTATCATGACCCAGTTGCTGGTTGGTACTATTGTAGCAAGGATGGTCTTTACTACAAGCATGAAAACGGCGAATATGTTCCCCTGGAACATGACGAATCTGTACATATTGTCACTTCTGAAGATGCTCAGGCTGAAGTTTTGTTGAGTGATCCTGGAGAAACAGAAACTCTTTTAG AGCCAACAGGGTGCTCAAATGACCATGAACTTGAACATCTTCAACGTCCTTCCTCATG GGTGGAAGATACACTTATAGAGCTTTATTTGGCTGGAAACAGTCGACGTCCTAGCTATTCTGCGGAGGATAATCAGATGTTGTCAGCTAATG GAGACGATGATGCTGACGAGCTTGAAGAGGGAGAATGGATTCCTGAAGATGATTTTGATCCACAGGAAGACTACTTTGATCAAG ATGCTCCTTCAAGGGAGGAAGAAATGTGGCTAGCACAATATGGTCAAGTCACTCAATCCCCTGAGAAGACCCTGCCTGAGATCCCGTCTGTTGACTTGTGGGACTGGAAACTTGTTTGTGAATCCAGAGAAGCTGACAACGAACAGGTGGCTAGGCTAGTAGGGAGGCTGGTGAGACGGTCCGCCAATCTTCATCCATCTGTGGCTTCTAGTGGCACACTTTTCAAAACTGCGCCGGTTTGTGAAGCACGCCTTCACCTGGTGCGAGTTAGGACAG GTCAAGTCTATAAACTGCAGAATCCTAGTCCAAAGTACCTTGCAACCTTGTCAGTATATGACGCCTCCAACCCAACAAAATATTGGGGATTCCCTGATGTTTCAACTACATGGCAAGATCCTGCTACAAAACGCAAAGCTAAGAAGGTGAAACCAAAAACTTCGCGCAGACTCAAGGTGAAGGAACCACATGAAGTCGACATGATTGAAGAG GAGAGAAGCTCTGCATACAGAGATAGAGCCGCGGAGAGAAGAAATCTGCATGGTGGATATGGTGTTGGGCCAGGTCAAAAGGGGACAATGGTAGGCCTTATTGCCGACGAGCATGATACAGGTTCTGAAGAGGATGCAACAGCAGAAGAAGCATTGGAGTTAACATTTGGATCTGGAAGTTATGCAAGGAGGATAATGGGAAACATGGGTTGGAAGGAG GGTGAGACGCTGGGGAAGAATGCAAAAGGCTTGGTTGAACCAATACAAGCGGTAGGAAACACTGGGAATGTAGGCCTTGGTTTTCCTCAAAGGAGAAGAAGAG GATGA
- the LOC106310638 gene encoding UDP-glycosyltransferase 73B1 codes for MGTSDEAAASKLHIFFFPYMAHGHMIPTLDMAKLFATKGAKSTILTTPLNSKLFEKPINSFNDENPELEDIKLQILNFPCTELGLPEGCENTDFIFSNHDLTKGNLNMKFLLAMEYFKEQLEELLETVKPDCLVGNMFFPWATKVAEKFNVPRLVFHGTGYFSLCASHCLRLHKPYKNVASSSEPFVIPELPGDVVITDEQVIEKEEESVMGKFMKDIRDSERDSFGVLVNSFYDLEPAYADFFKTHVAKRSWDIGPLSLGNREFKEKAERGKKASIDEHECLKWLDTKRCESVIYLSFGTMSSFDDEQLMEIAAGLEMSGHDFVWVVNRSGSQGEKVEWLPEGYEERTKGQGLIIRGWAPQVLILDHQAIGGFLTHCGWNSLLEGAASGLPMVTWPIGAEQFYNEKLVTQVLKTGVSVGVKKMVKGSGDFISREKVDIAVREVMVGDEMRKRAKQLAVMAKDAVREGGSSDLEVNRLMDELKLVRMQKEQGTRT; via the exons ATGGGAACTTCTGATGAAGCCGCGGCCTCTAAGCTCCATATCTTCTTCTTCCCTTACATGGCTCATGGCCACATGATACCAACTCTTGACATGGCCAAGCTCTTTGCCACCAAAGGAGCTAAGTCCACCATCCTCACCACTCCTCTCAACTCAAAACTCTTCGAGAAACCCATCAACTCATTCAACGACGAGAATCCTGAACTTGAAGACATCAAACTTCAGATCCTCAACTTCCCTTGCACAGAGCTGGGCTTACCCGAAGGATGCGAGAACACTGACTTCATCTTCTCTAACCATGACCTAACCAAAGGTAACTTGAATATGAAGTTTTTACTAGCAATGGAATATTTCAAAGAGCAGTTAGAAGAGCTTCTCGAGACGGTGAAACCAGACTGTCTCGTCGGCAACATGTTCTTCCCTTGGGCGACTAAAGTCGCTGAGAAGTTTAACGTGCCGAGACTTGTCTTCCACGGCACAGGCTACTTCTCGCTATGTGCTTCTCATTGCTTAAGGCTCCACAAGCCTTACAAGAACGTAGCTTCTAGCTCTGAGCCCTTTGTGATCCCTGAGCTACCAGGAGACGTTGTTATTACAGATGAACAGGTGATAGAGAAAGAAGAAGAATCTGTCATGGGGAAGTTTATGAAGGACATTAGAGATTCAGAGAGAGACAGCTTTGGTGTGTTGGTGAACAGCTTCTACGACCTTGAACCTGCTTATGCCGATTTTTTCAAGACCCATGTGGCGAAAAGGTCTTGGGACATCGGTCCGCTTTCTTTAGGGAACAGAGAGTTCAAGGAGAAAGCAGAGAGGGGCAAAAAGGCTAGCATTGATGAGCATGAGTGTTTGAAATGGCTTGACACCAAGAGATGTGAATCTGTTATTTACTTGTCCTTTGGAACTATGTCTAGCTTCGACGACGAGCAGCTGATGGAGATTGCAGCTGGCTTGGAGATGTCAGGACATGATTTTGTATGGGTGGTTAACAGAAGTGGTAGCCAAG GGGAGAAGGTAGAGTGGTTACCAGAGGGGTACGAAGAGAGGACCAAAGGGCAAGGACTGATAATACGTGGATGGGCGCCACAAGTGCTTATACTAGACCACCAAGCTATTGGAGGGTTTTTGACGCATTGTGGATGGAACTCGCTTCTAGAAGGTGCAGCATCAGGCCTGCCAATGGTGACATGGCCCATTGGAGCCGAGCAGTTCTACAACGAGAAGTTGGTAACACAAGTGTTGAAGACAGGAGTGAGTGTGGGAGTAAAGAAGATGGTGAAAGGTTCGGGAGATTTCATTAGCAGAGAGAAAGTTGATATAGCGGTAAGGGAAGTGATGGTCGGAGATGAGATGAGGAAACGGGCTAAGCAGTTAGCTGTTATGGCTAAAGATGCGGTGAGAGAAGGAGGGTCTTCAGATCTTGAGGTGAACAGGTTGATGGATGAGCTTAAGTTGGTCAGAATGCAAAAAGAACAAGGAACAAGAACTTGA
- the LOC106324435 gene encoding UDP-glycosyltransferase 73B3-like — MSRNPHHELHVMFFPYMAYGHMIPTLDMAKLFSSKGVKSTIITTPLNSKIFQKPIDVFKNQNPSLEIIDIHIFDFPCVQLGLPEGCENVDFFTSSNNPGRENIAFKFLSSTRFFKDQLEKLLETTRPDCLIADMFFPWATQVAEKCHVPRLVFHGTGYFSLCANYCMKVHKPQNKVASSSEPFVIPDLPGDIEITREQIIDNESEMGMFLLDVRESETKSSGVIVNSFYELEPEYADFFKRFVAKRTWQIGPLSVTNRGFEEKAERGKKASVDESECLKWLDSKEKDSVIYISFGSVACFKNKQLVEIAAGLEACGASFIWVVRKSTSDDDKEEWLPEGFEERVKGRGMIIRGWAPQVLILEHQATGGFLTHCGWNSLLEGVAAELPMVTWPIGAEQFYNEKLVTQVLRTGVSVGATKHVKNMGDEIISREKVEKAVREVLAWEEGEERRIRIKKLAEMAKAAVAEGGSSFNDLNNFIHEFSS, encoded by the coding sequence ATGAGTAGGAATCCTCACCATGAGCTCCATGTTATGTTCTTCCCATACATGGCTTATGGCCACATGATACCAACTCTAGACATGGCTAAGCTTTTCTCCAGCAAAGGAGTCAAATCCACAATCATCACCACTCCTCTCAACTCCAAGATCTTCCAAAAACCCATCGACGTATTCAAGAACCAGAACCCTAGTCTTGAAATCATCGACATCCACATATTCGATTTCCCTTGCGTGCAGCTGGGGTTACCAGAAGGATGCGAGAACGTAGATTTCTTCACCTCAAGCAACAATCCTGGTAGAGAGAACATAGCTTTCAAGTTCTTATCGTCGACAAGGTTTTTCAAAGACCAGCTTGAGAAACTCCTCGAGACAACGAGACCGGACTGTCTTATCGCCGACATGTTCTTCCCATGGGCCACCCAAGTTGCTGAGAAGTGTCACGTGCCAAGACTTGTGTTTCACGGTACTGGCTACTTCTCTTTGTGCGCTAATTATTGCATGAAAGTGCATAAACCACAGAACAAAGTAGCTTCGAGTAGTGAGCCTTTTGTAATCCCTGATCTCCCCGGTGACATAGAGATAACTCGAGAACAGATCATAGACAACGAATCCGAGATGGGAATGTTTCTTCTTGATGTAAGAGAGTCAGAAACGAAGAGCTCAGGTGTTATTGTGAACAGCTTCTACGAGCTTGAACCTGAATACGCTGATTTTTTCAAGAGATTTGTAGCGAAGAGAACGTGGCAAATCGGCCCGCTCTCCGTTACAAACAGAGGATTTGAGGAGAAGGCTGAGAGAGGAAAGAAAGCGAGCGTTGATGAATCTGAATGCCTTAAATGGCTTGACTCCAAGGAAAAAGATTCAGTCATTTACATTTCATTTGGGAGCGTTGCTTGCTTCAAGAACAAGCAACTGGTAGAGATCGCCGCAGGGTTAGAAGCTTGCGGCGCAAGTTTCATCTGGGTTGTGAGGAAAAGCACAAGTGACGACGACAAAGAAGAATGGTTACCAGAAGGGTTTGAAGAGAGGGTCAAAGGGAGAGGGATGATAATAAGAGGATGGGCTCCGCAGGTGCTGATACTTGAGCACCAAGCGACCGGTGGGTTCTTGACTCATTGCGGCTGGAACTCGCTTCTTGAAGGAGTGGCTGCAGAGCTACCGATGGTCACATGGCCTATTGGAGCGGAGCAGTTCTACAACGAGAAACTGGTTACACAAGTACTGAGAACGGGAGTGAGCGTTGGAGCCACAAAGCATGTGAAGAATATGGGAGATGAGATTATTAGCAGAGAGAAAGTAGAGAAGGCTGTGAGAGAGGTTTTGGCTTGGGAAGAGGGGGAGGAGAGGAGGATACGGATAAAGAAACTGGCGGAGATGGCTAAAGCCGCTGTGGCAGAAGGAGGGTCTTCTTTTAACGATCTAAACAACTTCATACATGAGTTCAGTTCGTGA